The Arachis ipaensis cultivar K30076 chromosome B03, Araip1.1, whole genome shotgun sequence region TACAGCACCAAGTACACCTCAGAGAATTAGAAcacaaatgaagaagaagatgcactCTCGTACTTGCTCATATCAACCGGCATCAGACTTGAATCCGCAGAGAAGGAAGGTTGTAGAGTGTTGAGTTTGATATCATAGATTCTAGAGTCAGAAATGCCGTCCCATGAGTGAGAAGGCAAAGTGTAAGAGAAACCGACATGGTTCCGGCACCGGCGGCAGAGTATCTTGGTTCTCCTTGGCTTGAAGAAGGGTATCCATGACCATCGAAGTTGGTGGATCTGAGTGAACCTGCTCTCATCCACAGAGAAGAAGGAGATGACACCCTTCTTGATGGACTTGCCGTACTTGGAAGAATCAATGAGGGATGTGTTGCGGTTGCTGGAGCTCAAGTTCAACTCATATCCACAGGAACCGCAACTGCATCAAACAAACAGTAACAGTTAACAGCTAAGCCAAAACACATGACATTATTGTATGTTTTTAAGGTTGTACTTGAAAAAGCTCAAAGTGAGAGGCATGAATCATGATAGATATACCTGTAAGTGACATCTCTGATAAAGGGGGACAACTGAAGTTGTTGGTGACATTGGAATGAAGATCCCTTAAGGATGTCAGTGTCACCAAATGCGATCATGGTTTCTGTGGGTTTTAGGAGTTAGGGAAGTTCCAGTTCCACTTATGGATCGGAGAGTTTATAAATAGAACAACGCAATTACGCAAAGCAAGGTGTCAAGGGGAAGggaagctagtctttccatacgGCTCTATTGTCAGCTATGTAACGGTAACAATGTAGAGCCATCAAAATATAGTAATCATTTAAATGTAACATTACATATTCACGTGTCCCACCATCTTTATTTGTTGGTCGCTTTCGGCATCATATTCAATTCAAACTTGTATAATGTGTCTCATTAGTTATTATAACTCTGTTATTTGGCAGCAACGTTTTAATTTCTTCCGAAAATTATTTCCCTCATCTTATAAAATGAACAAATCCTCAACTTTGTCCCAACTCCCAACCAGTCAAGTACCAGGCATTGATTTTGATGTGTGtgtgtatgtttttttttttggcatgAAGATATTAATTTTTTCTGTGACAATGAAATTTACAGCCAGTGTTTCTAATTTGATGCGCTCTTCCTTTTTTTCGGGTGACTTGATGCTTACAAATATATCAAATTACTTACTATAAATCTCCCTGTTTTTACCTCTGGCCAACAGTATTTAGCataatattataaattatttataaaacatAAATGCAGAGATAAATAcaagaaaagagaaaagattctgtctaaaaaaaaaaatttgtccaGTCTAAAAGTTGGATACAAAACTTACTTGAAAGACAATGTGATTTAGATGTTATATTCTTAGATTTGCATTTTTTATTTGTGTTGATGATATTTGGTGAGGAGTAGAGGTAAAAGAAAATCGAGGATTGTTTAATACAAAAATGtgggaaaaataattttttttttaattttatcagtATTTATATCTATGTTTTCATTAATCAAAATATAGagataatttttttcaatttctatttatgtttctttatctctctatttttaTATCTCAGGACACAATTCAAACGGAGCTTTAGTATTTGGAAAAAGGAAGATGAATACTCTCACCGATAACATTCTCACGTGAAGATAATTTTGCgaatcgttagatgatttgatatatttgactaaatATGTTTAACTGAACCATCTAATAATTTACAATACCATCTTTATGTGAAGATGTCAGacccaaaaataattaaataaaatatttttttaataaaggaACAGAAGCAAGAACAACAAAAAAACAGAGATTCCACCTTGATGGGAGTTCCTTTATGAAATTTTAAGAAAGTCGTAAGTCGTGACCTTTCTGAAT contains the following coding sequences:
- the LOC107630913 gene encoding uncharacterized protein At4g08330, chloroplastic, which codes for MIAFGDTDILKGSSFQCHQQLQLSPFIRDVTYSCGSCGYELNLSSSNRNTSLIDSSKYGKSIKKGVISFFSVDESRFTQIHQLRWSWIPFFKPRRTKILCRRCRNHVGFSYTLPSHSWDGISDSRIYDIKLNTLQPSFSADSSLMPVDMSKYESASSSSFVF